The stretch of DNA ATGTTTCTATGGTCGATTGAAGCAGTTATGTACTGCCGCATGCGCCATTTCGGATATACTTCCAGAACCCATAAACAAAACACTGTCTCCAGGGCGTGCATGTTTCGTTATAAGTTGCATCATTAGCTTGTCATCCGCACAATAATACGCTTCTTGTATCGACGACATTTCGTCTACAAATATTTGGCTGCTCACACCATTTATTTGAGCTTCTCCAGCGGAATACACATCCAACACTAATAAGCGATCTGCGTCTTTGAAAGAGTGTAGAAACTCGCCATATAATTCTGCAAATCTGGAATATCTATGAGGTTGGAAAACAGCTAAGATTTTACCACCATCTTGTGCAATGCGAGCTTTTGCCATCTGCAGTGTAGCTCGAACCTCATTTGGATGATGTGCATAATCATCCACAAAAGTCACTCCGTTTACCTCACCTATAATGCTGAATCTTCTTTTAACACCCGAGTTATTTAACAGTGCAGCTTTTATATCGTCCGGACTACCACCTTTAAAAAGTGCAACAGTAATTCCAGCTAGGGCATTTAAAAGATTATGTACACCAAAATTATTAAGCGCTATGTTTTTTATAACGCTAAAGTTACTTCCAATTTTTTGTTGGAATTTTTTTGATAACATTAAGTCAAATACAAAACCTTGGATACCAATTTGGATGTTAAAAGCTTTGACATCCGAAGTTTTGGAATTTATGCCATACGTGAAGTATTTGGGGTTCCCAACATAATTGGCACTAATTTGACGTAGATACTGGCAATCGTCGCAAACAACAACCATATCCTTTGCCAAAACTTTTTCTATAAAGATTTTAGACATATTGATTATGTTATCTATGCTTCGATAATAATCCAAATGTTCTTTATCTATGTTTGTAATCACACCTATGTCAGTTGGTATAACCAAAAAAGTGCAGTCAGATTCATCGGCCTCAACTATATTGATGTTGCTCTTACCCTTATGAGCATTCGAATTGATTTGGTTGATTATTCCTCCGCAAATTACTGTTGGAGAATGGTTGAGATGCTGAAGCAATGAGTATATCAAAGAAGTGGTGGATGTCTTTCCATGTGCACCGGTGATGCAGATATTATATCCGTCAAGCATCATATTGGAAAGCAGTTCAGCACGTGAAATCACTGGGATGAACTTGTTTTTTGCTGCCAGTATCTCTGGGTTATCATTCTTTATAGCTGACGACCTCACAACCAACGTACTTTGGTTGACATTGTCAGCATTGTGCCCTAAAAAAATGTGCATTCCTAATTCTTGCAGACTCTTGGTATGTTGATTATCAGATGCATCTGAACCCTGAACCACATACCCATTTTGATGCAGCAACTTGGCAAGGCCGCTCATACCTATGCCACCAATACCTATAATATGTATGATGCCAACGGGGTTAGAAACGATATTTGTTAAGTTCATTTATTTTCTTTTCGCACCATGGTTTACTAGTAAGTCGTGGGCTTTTTTATACCACATACTTTTGGGGTAATTATGACCCAACACCGATGCATACTTGGTCGCTTCTTTCTTGACACCCAAAGTAAAATAAACTTCGGTAAGCCTATACAAACATTCCGGCGCAAAGATACTGGTTTGATAGTTGTCTATTACGTTTTTAAATCTATTAATAGAAGCTATTGGTTGGTTTGTACGGAGATAAAAGCGTCCTATATCCATCTCCTTACCCGCCATCACATTATGTATATACTCCAGCTTCCACTTAGCGTCTTTAGCGTATTTTGAATGGGGGTATAAAGCAATTAGTAGACTAAAATCTTCTCCAGCTTTTATGGTTAAGTCCTGTTCTCTACCTGTGTCCATAATTTGGTTATAGTTCGACATTGCTTTGAGATAATACATATATGCAGCATCCTTGTGCATTGGGAACTGATGCAAGAAGTCTTCGATTGTCAATATAGCATCCGTGTATTGCTCCTCTGAATATAATGAATATGCCTTTAAAATTAAAGTGTCAGCATACCTGGTTGAAGCAGGATACTCATTCTCAAGTTGAGTTAATGTCTTCGCTGCACTTCTATAGTCTCCCGACTTTACTTCATTCACTCCCCTTTCGTATAATTGGCTGTCGCTTATAGCCAACTTTTTCTTATTCATTGCACCACAACCAACCAGTGCTGATAATAGCACTATAGTTAAAATTTTGTTTTTTATCATATTCTTGATACCATCATATTTTTTATTTTACTTATGGCCTTGGCAGGGTTCAGTCCCTTAGGGCATGTTTTGGTGCAGTTCATTATAGTGTGGCACCTATATAGCTTAAAATCGTCTTCTAATTCATCAAGACGCTCTTGAGTAATTTCATCCCTGCTATCGATAATCCACCTATATGCCTGCAATAATATTGCCGGCCCCAAATATTTATCACCATTCCACCAATAACTTGGACAACTAGTTGAACAACAAGCGCATAATATGCATTCGTACAACCCGTCTAACTGCTCTCGTTCTTCAGGGGATTGCAACCTCTCCTTATCTGGCGAATGTGCGGTCTTGGTTTGTAGCCAAGGTTTGACGGATTTGAGCTGAGCGTAAAACACGTTCATATCAGGAACTAAATCCTTTATAACTTTCATATGGGGAAGTGGGTAAATTTTCACATCACCTTTCACCTCGTCTATCGGTTTTAAGCATGCCAGAGTATTGGTGCCGTCAATATTCATCGCACAACTGCCGCATATTCCTTCTCTGCACGACCTTCTAAACGTTAAGCTACTATCTATCTCGTTTTTTATTTTAATTAGCGCATCAAGCACCATTGGGCCACATTGATCTAAATCTACTTCAAACCTATCCAACCTAGGGTTCTCTTCTGACTCTGGTTCGTACCTGTATATCTGAAAAACCTTAGTGTTGCCAGGCTTTTCAGTGCAAGTATGCATTTTACCCTTTTGAGGCTTCGAATTTTTTGGTAATGTAAACTCAACCATATAGAACTTACAGCTCCTATTTTCAGCTAATCTAGCATTATTCTAATTTTTTGGCAATATATACTCCGCGTCTTTTAAAAGTTGTGATTAAAAATAGCAGAGTGTTAGCCAAAGATAGATATAAAATTGCCCTGCTCGGCACCGTCAAGTTAATGGAGGTAAGGGCGTGACAGAGCATCTTTTTGAAAATTATGCAGCAGCTATGGATTGAGCGGCGTGATCCCAAATAGATTTAGCTTCGAAAAACATTTCTTTTTGCTTGCTAGAACTGTTAATATACCTGCCCACATCTACTGAAAATATGTTCCTTATTTTTCCCATCAAAGAAAGAGTTTGCTGTACCCCAGAAGGAGATTTGAATTTTATTAGGCATTTCTCTTTCCTGCGTGTTGGTTGGTGTGCATTTTCAACCCTATTATTTAATCCTTTATGGCGCCTATGCTCTGTTTTAGGGCACATTTCTTTTATAGGTTTGGTATAGCTTTTTAATTTATCTGTCACGATTACTCTGGGTACTGGATTTGATTGTAATAATCTTGATAAAAACCTTATCGCAGACTTTTTATTACGTCTGGTCTGTAGGAAGACATCTATCTCATATCCATCTTCATCTACAGCTCTCCACAAAATAAAATATTTACCGTTAATTTTAATGCTCATCTCATCCAAATGCCATTTATCCTTTACTTTCCTCTGCTTCTTCTTGATTATATCTAAAAACCTTTTTCCAAATTTAATACACCATGCTCTTATCGTTTCATGGCTTACTTCTATACCCCTTTATAACAACTCTTCTGCTACGTCTCTATAACTCAAATTAAATCTGTGGTACAACCAAACTGCATGTCCTATTATCACCATTGGATATCTGTATCTGCTCGCTCTTTCTTCCATTGTTTTTCTATTATTTTTTATTTTGCTCCAATTTACTATTTTTTCCCTCTTCTCTCAATACCTTTTGCACCTCAACTTTTTTAACTTGACGGTGCCCCTTTAGCTTCAATAGCGGATTTAATTTGAGCCTCAATATCAAGACCTTCTTTGTCTGTAGTATTTCTAATTTGAAGAATTACAGTTTTCTTATCATCGTCTATTGGGTCTAAGAAAACAGTGTCCGACATCTTAGTTTGCACCTCTAACTTACCGTGCTTAATCAGTTTTTGCGTCGTACCACAGCCAGTCAGATTAAATACTGCTAAGGATAAAAGAAAAATTATTACATACGATGAGATTTTTTTATTCATTGTTAACTCCATTATTTCATTCCAATTGTTGCTTTGTAAGTTTCTAGCTCTTCTTCCTGTCTTAGCCTCTCATCATTATCCATTTTTCTTAATTTTAAAACTGGCATCGTCAAGTCAATTTATCTTTCTAGTTATAGTTGCCAGAACAGCTTTAGATATAATTCAACCTATCTGCTTCTGGGCTTTTAATAATTCAAAACTTGACGGTGCCCAGAGCCGCCCCACCCAGACCTTTATTAAGGCTGAGCTAATTCTTCAGGTTATTGATCTCCTCAATACTAAGTCCTGTAGACTGAGATATGATCTCAGCAGAAATATTATGAGATAACATATTTTTTGCTACTTTTTTTATTGCTTCCTCTCTACCTTCCTCTCTGCCCTTTTCGATACCCTTTTCGATACCTTTTTCGATACCCCTAAGCTCAGCTTGTTCTGCAAGGCCCTCAAGATAAGCTTCTCTAGCTTTATTATCTCTAGCAATCTTCTCTGAAGCTTCATAGGCACGTAGCTCATCTTTTGTCCAGTGATGTGCTTCTAGCTCATGGTATGCTTTTGTAATTACCTCGTCACTGTTTTTGATTAATTCACCCATATCATCAGGATCATTTGCATACTTGAAAAAGTAACACCATTTATCTTCAAAGCTCTTTAATTCCTCTATCCTTTTATTAAACTTTTTGAGCTCTATGAATGTAAATGAGAAGTCTTTTAGATCTCTTTCATATGTCTTTTTATCCAATGTGTAATGGACTGATTTATACCCCTTCTTCTTTGGAAACATTTCATATTCTGTTATCGCTAAGAATATTACTTCCTTAAGATGATCATAATTATACCCCTCTTCAGCTTGAGATGAATATGCTTTTGCTGCGTAGTATTGAGCTCTTTTCTCAAATCCACCAACTTTTGCTACCTGCATCTCTACTATGTACTGTGTTCCATCCTCTTCTTCGCATAAAACATCAACTACACTCTGTTTCTTTCCTATAAGTTCAGGATGTTGCATTGGATTGAGTAGTCTTACTTTTGTAATTTCTTTCTTCCCTTCTCTTTCTATTACATCGTTTAAGAAATGCATCAAAATATCCTTGTTCTTTTCAGTTCCAAAGATCTTCTTAAATGCTATGTCATTTCTTGGGTTTAAGTATTTTACTATCGTCATAAGAGCCTACTTATATCATCACAATATTACTAGATTCTTCCTTTTTTTGCTACACAAATTAACCAACTATTAGAGTAATCCAGATATTGATCTAACTAGTCCTTTTACCAACTCAGGTTGCGCCTCAGTAAATTTTCCATTTACTTTTTCAGAGTGTTAGCCAAAGATAGATATAAAATTGCCCTGCTCACTTAGGAAATTATTGTTATCCTCAAAATGTACCCAGAGCTTAATCGTAAGATCGACAACTTCTTCAGATTTTGAAACTACCTTTGTTTTTCTGGTCATTCTTGCAATTCTGTGCCTTGTGTTTGAGTTATTGGACTCAATTGAGAGTGTATGTTGTTTGCCAACAACATGTTGATGGCGAGGTATAACCTCTGAATAAACAGACCAAGCGTCTGTGTAATAAGTGCAATTATCTCTACTTATGATTTTCCACAATTTTCTAAAGGTTGTAACGTTACGCTTACCAACCACCCAGGCAACAACTCTCTTGAGCTCCCTACTATAGGCTTTCCATATCCATAATTTGTTTTTTTGAATCTACAAAATGCCACATCTCATCTATTTCAACTTCTCTCAATTCTTCCGGCACTGTTGGTCTTGGTATCTTTTTAGCATACAGTATTATCCACTTATATACGCTAGTATGAGCTACTTTAAATAATTTCCCTAGCCATCTAAAGCTACTTTTCCCCATGCTGTACAATAACACTGCCAGAGCCTTCATCTCTGGCGAACAGCCTCTTAATTTAGTGTTTGTAAAATTACATCCACACTCTTTGCATTTATACCTTTGCATACCCCTAATATTACCATTCTTAACGTATTTACTGCTACTGCATTTTTTACACTCTGTATTCATATTTCTATTTTCTTTGTTGCTCGCTATATTCATTTTAGCATCTTATCTATCTTATGGCAACACTCCCAAATTTCTTTCACTAACTGCTTAATGGAAAAATATACAAATAATTTGGGGAGTGTTTTAAAAGGGATAGGAAAGAAGAAAAGAATGTGATATAAGGAGAGGGAAGGAAAAAAAAGAAAGGGAAAAATGGAGAAAATAGAATGTAAATATTGCAAAGGGAAAGGGGTATCAAAAAAATGGATATGCAAGGAAAAAGCAGAGATACAAATGTAAGAGTTGTAATAAAAACTTTACAGAAGGAGATGGTAGGAAGAATTGGAAATATGGTAATAAAGAGAGGAGCATGGTGATAAAGATGTATCTAAATAACTGCGGAATTAGGAGGATAGCTCACATATTAAATATCCCGTTAAGTACAGTATTTTATTGGATCAAACAAGCAGGGAAAGTAGTAGATGAGATGGTGACGAATCAAAAGATAGAGGGAGATAAGAGGCGTATAGAGATATTAGAGATGGATGAGCTATATACATACGTCAAAAAAAAGAGAATAAAACAAGAATATGGACTGCTGTCGATAGGGACAGATTCAAAACTGTTGCGTTTAAAGTAGGTTCAGGTGATAAAGAAAATTACGTAGATTTAGCTCGTGAGCTAGGAGAAAAATACCAAATTCGTTATATGTGTACAGATGGGTATGAGGTCTATTGTCATTATAAAATTGCTCAAATACATCTGCAGACAAAGTCTGAAACTTGTTTGGTTGAGAGCTTCAATTCCTCCTTAAGGGATATGCTTGCTAGATTAAATCGCAAGACTAAACGCTTTAGCAAGTGTTCTGAAATGCTAAGATTATCCCTTGTTTTATTTTTTAACAAAGCTTTAGCTCTTTCTATCTATTTATGAACACTCCCTTTGAAAGTGAACAAGGAGATATTGAATTTATAGAAACAATATCCTATTATTCAACTTATAGAGCAGATACTAAAAAGATAAATGTTATCTTCTTGGAACCTAAAGGGCTGTAACATTAAAACATAAAGAGGACATTATGAGTATAGCTGAAAGATTAGAGCAAAAAGCTAATGAAGAATTAATGATTGAAGCTCAAACACTACCTTATGAGAAAGATTTATTTGCCCCCACTTTATCAAAGGAAACATTGGATTTTCATTATGATAAACATCATCTAGGGTATGTAACAAAACTAAACAACTTAATTTCCTCAACTCAATATAAAAACAAGGTATTAGAGAGTATTATCAAAGAGTCTCACAAACTAGGAGATGAAGCTATATATAATAATGCAGCACAGATATGGAATCATGATTTCTATTGGAACTCTTTGGCTATAAAAAGTGGTATGTCAGATACTATATCTTCTTTAATCAAGCAAGACTTCAAAAGCCTAGAGAATTTCAATGACAAAGTTGTAGAAGAGGGAATGCTATTATTTGGTAGTGGATGGCTTTGGCTTGTACAGGATAAAAATACTAAAAAGCTAAGATTAATTACCACTTCAAATGCAGAAAATCCACTAACATCAGATTTAATCCCAATTTTAACAATAGACTTATGGGAGCATGCATATTATATAGATTACAGGAACGATAGAAAATCTTATTTAACAAAAATTGTTGGATACTTAAATTGGGATTTTGCAGATAAAAATTTAATTAATTAACACCTCACCTCATGACCATAAATTACATAAACACTCAAACAGAAGCCAGAAGAAATAGCTACGATTTTGGCCTTAGAAAATATTTAATCTCAGTATATCAATATATGTCTTTTGCACTTGCATTAACTGCAATTATTGCAATGGGTGCAGCTAGTTCGCAAGATTTTATGTATTTAGTACATGGCTCAGGTCTAAAATGGGTTGTAGCATTTGCTCCACTTGGGATGGTTTTTTATATGGGAAGTAGACTAATGTCTATGAGCCAAACTGCAGCGCAGACCTGTTTAATGGTATTTGCTGCACTTATGGGATTATCTTTATCATCAATATTTATAGTCTTTACTGGTGAATCTATAGCTAGAGTATTTTTTATCACTGCATCTACTTTTGGTGCTATGGGTATATATGGTCATAATACAAAGCGTGATTTATCTTCTATGGGATCATTTTTAATGATGGGGGCTGTTGGTTTACTTATATCTGGTGTTGTAAATATATTTTTAAAAAGTTCAGCTATTTATTTTATTAGCTCTGTTATAGGAGTAGTAGTTTTCACCCTGTTTACTGCTTACGATACTCAAAGAATTAAATCGCTTTATTATCAAAATCAAGGGAATGAACAAGTAGCATCTAAACTTGCTATATATGGTTCACTTACACTTTATATGGATTTTATTAATCTATTTGTTTTCTTGCTACAGTTACTTGGTGCAAAAAGAAACGATTAATCGCTTAAGGTAAATTTCATGACCAATAAAGAAGAATTATTGCAAATAATAACAAAGTTAGAAAAGCTTGAAGAAGAAAAAGAAGCTGTGTCGCAAGTAATAACAGATACTCTAGCAGAAGCAAAGATAAAAGGATATGATATCAAAATATTAAAACAAGTTTTAAAATTAAGAAAAATGGATAATGATGAGAGGCTAAGACAGGAAGAAGAGCTAGAAACTTACAAAGCAACAATTGGAATGAAATAATGGAGTTAACAATGAATAAAAAAATCTCATCGTATGTAATAATTTTTCTTTTATCCTTAGCAGTATTTAATCTGACTGGCTGTGGTACGACGCAAAAACTGATTAAGCACGGTAAGTTAGAGGTGCAAACTAAGATGTCGGACACTGTTTTCTTAGACCCAATAGACGATGATAAGAAAACTGTAATTCTTCAAATTAGAAATACTACAGACAAAGAAGGTCTTGATATTGAGGCTCAAATTAAATCCGCTATTGAAGCTAAAGGATATAAAGTAGTAAATAAAAGTAAGGATGCCAATATTATGATTCAGGCTAATATTTTACAGGTAGGCAAATCTACTTTAGAAGACCCATTTGCAATATTATCTGGTGGATATGGCGCTACATTTGAAGGTATGGCAGCAGGAGCAATGATAGTTGGAGCAACTGGTGGTTCTGGAAGGGATATGTTAGGTTATGGGTTATTAGCAGGAACTGCAAATGCTATTCTTGATGCGGCTGTTGAAGTAGTACAATACTCAATGGTAACAGATTTACAAATTAGCGAAAAAGCAACAGATAATATTGTATCAGAAACTAGTAATGCATCATTAAAACAAGGGATAAGTGGTTATAAAAAATCAGATTGGCAAGAAAAAACCAATTGGAAAAAATACCAAACAAGAATTATAAGTGTTGCTAAAAAAGTAAATGGAAAATTTACTGAGGCGCAACCTGAGTTGGTAAAAGGACTAGTTAGATCAATATCTGGATTACTCTAATAGTTGGTTAATTTGTGTAGCAAAAAAAGGAAGAATCTAGTAATATTGTGATGATATAAGTAGGCTCTTATGACGATAGTAAAATACTTAAACCC from Candidatus Bandiella woodruffii encodes:
- the murC gene encoding UDP-N-acetylmuramate--L-alanine ligase, with the translated sequence MNLTNIVSNPVGIIHIIGIGGIGMSGLAKLLHQNGYVVQGSDASDNQHTKSLQELGMHIFLGHNADNVNQSTLVVRSSAIKNDNPEILAAKNKFIPVISRAELLSNMMLDGYNICITGAHGKTSTTSLIYSLLQHLNHSPTVICGGIINQINSNAHKGKSNINIVEADESDCTFLVIPTDIGVITNIDKEHLDYYRSIDNIINMSKIFIEKVLAKDMVVVCDDCQYLRQISANYVGNPKYFTYGINSKTSDVKAFNIQIGIQGFVFDLMLSKKFQQKIGSNFSVIKNIALNNFGVHNLLNALAGITVALFKGGSPDDIKAALLNNSGVKRRFSIIGEVNGVTFVDDYAHHPNEVRATLQMAKARIAQDGGKILAVFQPHRYSRFAELYGEFLHSFKDADRLLVLDVYSAGEAQINGVSSQIFVDEMSSIQEAYYCADDKLMMQLITKHARPGDSVLFMGSGSISEMAHAAVHNCFNRP
- a CDS encoding outer membrane protein assembly factor BamD, coding for MIKNKILTIVLLSALVGCGAMNKKKLAISDSQLYERGVNEVKSGDYRSAAKTLTQLENEYPASTRYADTLILKAYSLYSEEQYTDAILTIEDFLHQFPMHKDAAYMYYLKAMSNYNQIMDTGREQDLTIKAGEDFSLLIALYPHSKYAKDAKWKLEYIHNVMAGKEMDIGRFYLRTNQPIASINRFKNVIDNYQTSIFAPECLYRLTEVYFTLGVKKEATKYASVLGHNYPKSMWYKKAHDLLVNHGAKRK
- a CDS encoding succinate dehydrogenase iron-sulfur subunit: MVEFTLPKNSKPQKGKMHTCTEKPGNTKVFQIYRYEPESEENPRLDRFEVDLDQCGPMVLDALIKIKNEIDSSLTFRRSCREGICGSCAMNIDGTNTLACLKPIDEVKGDVKIYPLPHMKVIKDLVPDMNVFYAQLKSVKPWLQTKTAHSPDKERLQSPEEREQLDGLYECILCACCSTSCPSYWWNGDKYLGPAILLQAYRWIIDSRDEITQERLDELEDDFKLYRCHTIMNCTKTCPKGLNPAKAISKIKNMMVSRI
- a CDS encoding IS6 family transposase; translated protein: MEVSHETIRAWCIKFGKRFLDIIKKKQRKVKDKWHLDEMSIKINGKYFILWRAVDEDGYEIDVFLQTRRNKKSAIRFLSRLLQSNPVPRVIVTDKLKSYTKPIKEMCPKTEHRRHKGLNNRVENAHQPTRRKEKCLIKFKSPSGVQQTLSLMGKIRNIFSVDVGRYINSSSKQKEMFFEAKSIWDHAAQSIAAA
- the traT gene encoding complement resistance protein TraT; the encoded protein is MNKKISSYVIIFLLSLAVFNLTGCGTTQKLIKHGKLEVQTKMSDTVFLDPIDDDKKTVILQIRNTTDKEGLDIEAQIKSAIEAKGAPSS
- a CDS encoding GapR family DNA-binding domain-containing protein, producing MPVLKLRKMDNDERLRQEEELETYKATIGMK
- a CDS encoding Rpn family recombination-promoting nuclease/putative transposase is translated as MTIVKYLNPRNDIAFKKIFGTEKNKDILMHFLNDVIEREGKKEITKVRLLNPMQHPELIGKKQSVVDVLCEEEDGTQYIVEMQVAKVGGFEKRAQYYAAKAYSSQAEEGYNYDHLKEVIFLAITEYEMFPKKKGYKSVHYTLDKKTYERDLKDFSFTFIELKKFNKRIEELKSFEDKWCYFFKYANDPDDMGELIKNSDEVITKAYHELEAHHWTKDELRAYEASEKIARDNKAREAYLEGLAEQAELRGIEKGIEKGIEKGREEGREEAIKKVAKNMLSHNISAEIISQSTGLSIEEINNLKN
- a CDS encoding IS1 family transposase, which codes for MVGKRNVTTFRKLWKIISRDNCTYYTDAWSVYSEVIPRHQHVVGKQHTLSIESNNSNTRHRIARMTRKTKVVSKSEEVVDLTIKLWVHFEDNNNFLSEQGNFISIFG
- a CDS encoding IS1 family transposase, producing the protein MWTAVDRDRFKTVAFKVGSGDKENYVDLARELGEKYQIRYMCTDGYEVYCHYKIAQIHLQTKSETCLVESFNSSLRDMLARLNRKTKRFSKCSEMLRLSLVLFFNKALALSIYL
- a CDS encoding superoxide dismutase, with protein sequence MSIAERLEQKANEELMIEAQTLPYEKDLFAPTLSKETLDFHYDKHHLGYVTKLNNLISSTQYKNKVLESIIKESHKLGDEAIYNNAAQIWNHDFYWNSLAIKSGMSDTISSLIKQDFKSLENFNDKVVEEGMLLFGSGWLWLVQDKNTKKLRLITTSNAENPLTSDLIPILTIDLWEHAYYIDYRNDRKSYLTKIVGYLNWDFADKNLIN
- a CDS encoding Bax inhibitor-1/YccA family protein; translated protein: MTINYINTQTEARRNSYDFGLRKYLISVYQYMSFALALTAIIAMGAASSQDFMYLVHGSGLKWVVAFAPLGMVFYMGSRLMSMSQTAAQTCLMVFAALMGLSLSSIFIVFTGESIARVFFITASTFGAMGIYGHNTKRDLSSMGSFLMMGAVGLLISGVVNIFLKSSAIYFISSVIGVVVFTLFTAYDTQRIKSLYYQNQGNEQVASKLAIYGSLTLYMDFINLFVFLLQLLGAKRND
- a CDS encoding GapR family DNA-binding domain-containing protein, translating into MTNKEELLQIITKLEKLEEEKEAVSQVITDTLAEAKIKGYDIKILKQVLKLRKMDNDERLRQEEELETYKATIGMK
- a CDS encoding complement resistance protein TraT, with protein sequence MNKKISSYVIIFLLSLAVFNLTGCGTTQKLIKHGKLEVQTKMSDTVFLDPIDDDKKTVILQIRNTTDKEGLDIEAQIKSAIEAKGYKVVNKSKDANIMIQANILQVGKSTLEDPFAILSGGYGATFEGMAAGAMIVGATGGSGRDMLGYGLLAGTANAILDAAVEVVQYSMVTDLQISEKATDNIVSETSNASLKQGISGYKKSDWQEKTNWKKYQTRIISVAKKVNGKFTEAQPELVKGLVRSISGLL